The Myxococcota bacterium genome has a segment encoding these proteins:
- the serA gene encoding phosphoglycerate dehydrogenase: MAKVLVTDPLAQQGLDVLRASSGLEVVVAEPSDVLTAIADAEGLVVRSGTKVTKQVIAAAPQLRVIGRAGIGVDNVDVPAATERGIVVVNTPEGNNITTAEHAIALLVSLARHIPQATASMKAGKWEKKRFEGMELYNRTLGVLGIGNIGRIVAQRAKGLGMKVVAFDPFVSAEAAARFDIELVDLGELLSRADAITVHVPKTKDTTNLLGRAAFAKCRPGVLVINAARGGIVDEAALLEALESGQVGGAALDVFVEEPPPAGHPLVAHPRVICTPHLGASTEQAQVNVSIAVAEQVRDYLLLGLVRNAVNVPSISADLLHEMRPYLQLAEKLGRFQGQLCPGPIDQIEVEYAGDVAELDVAPITIAVLKGVLEKATDRVNMVNAPLLAQDRGIKVLESKASRRQDFASTVTVRVKGCLDRLIAGAVFHGGQPRIVRIDDFMLEAIPEGSTLLVFNHDQPGVVGTVGTMLGEAGINISRMQLALVRERQEAAMLVNVDQSPPESVLEQLRALPHVISAQLVEL; encoded by the coding sequence GTGGCCAAGGTTCTCGTGACGGATCCGCTCGCCCAGCAGGGCCTCGACGTGCTCCGCGCGTCGTCGGGGCTCGAGGTCGTCGTCGCCGAGCCGTCCGATGTCCTGACGGCGATCGCCGACGCGGAGGGGCTCGTCGTCCGCAGCGGCACGAAGGTGACGAAGCAGGTCATCGCCGCCGCGCCGCAGCTGCGCGTGATCGGCCGCGCGGGGATCGGCGTCGACAACGTCGACGTCCCCGCGGCGACCGAGCGCGGCATCGTCGTCGTGAACACGCCCGAGGGCAACAACATCACGACGGCCGAGCACGCGATCGCGCTGCTCGTCTCGCTCGCGCGCCACATCCCGCAGGCCACCGCCTCGATGAAGGCGGGGAAGTGGGAGAAGAAGCGCTTCGAGGGCATGGAGCTCTACAACCGCACGCTCGGCGTGCTCGGCATCGGGAACATCGGGCGCATCGTCGCGCAGCGGGCCAAGGGGCTCGGCATGAAGGTCGTCGCGTTCGACCCGTTCGTGTCGGCCGAGGCCGCGGCGCGCTTCGACATCGAGCTCGTCGACCTCGGCGAGCTGCTCTCGCGCGCCGACGCGATCACCGTGCACGTCCCGAAGACGAAGGACACGACGAACCTGCTCGGCCGCGCCGCCTTCGCGAAGTGCCGGCCCGGCGTGCTCGTGATCAACGCCGCGCGCGGCGGGATCGTCGACGAGGCCGCGCTGCTCGAGGCGCTCGAGTCGGGGCAGGTGGGCGGCGCCGCGCTCGACGTGTTCGTCGAGGAGCCGCCGCCGGCCGGGCACCCGCTCGTCGCGCATCCGAGGGTCATCTGCACGCCGCACCTCGGCGCGTCGACGGAGCAGGCGCAGGTGAACGTGTCGATCGCGGTCGCCGAGCAGGTGCGCGACTACCTGCTGCTCGGGCTCGTGCGCAACGCGGTGAACGTGCCGTCGATCTCGGCGGACCTGCTGCACGAGATGCGGCCGTACCTCCAGCTCGCCGAGAAGCTCGGCCGCTTCCAGGGGCAGCTCTGCCCCGGCCCGATCGACCAGATCGAGGTCGAGTACGCGGGCGACGTCGCCGAGCTCGACGTCGCGCCGATCACGATCGCGGTGCTGAAGGGCGTGCTCGAGAAGGCGACCGACCGCGTCAACATGGTGAACGCGCCGCTGCTCGCGCAGGACCGCGGTATCAAGGTGCTCGAGAGCAAGGCGAGCCGTCGCCAGGACTTCGCGAGCACGGTGACCGTCCGCGTGAAGGGCTGCCTCGATCGGCTGATCGCGGGCGCCGTCTTCCACGGCGGGCAGCCGCGCATCGTGCGCATCGACGACTTCATGCTCGAGGCGATTCCGGAGGGCTCGACGCTGCTCGTGTTCAACCACGACCAGCCCGGCGTCGTCGGCACCGTCGGCACGATGCTCGGCGAGGCGGGCATCAACATCTCGCGCATGCAGCTCGCGCTCGTGCGCGAGCGCCAAGAGGCCGCGATGCTCGTCAACGTCGACCAGAGCCCGCCCGAGAGCGTGCTCGAGCAGCTGCGCGCGCTGCCGCACGTCATCTCCGCGCAGCTCGTGGAGCTCTAG
- a CDS encoding adenylosuccinate synthase — translation MATVVGVGAQWGDEGKGKIIDWLAPRADLVARFQGGNNAGHTLVVNGEQTVLHVVPSGILHPGKVNLIGPGVVVDPVVLLGEIDRLTERGVLQDPARLRLSGRAHVILEWHTALDKAREERAKGKAIGTTGRGIGPTYEDKVARRGVRVADLLHPSSLRDKLADIAELKNFELERIYGWPPVDVGRLFDTCVELGRRLEPYVDHTAHILDEALRAGKSVLFEGAQGTFLDIDHGTYPYVTSSNCVAGAVCAGSGIGPTKIDRVLGITKAYTTRVGGGPFPTELTDATGDRLRTVGAEFGATTGRPRRCGWLDVVMLREAVIVNGITDLAVMKIDVLSGFDEVAVATQYRIDGKLVRHFPMTLDEVERAEPVYETFPGWTEDLSRATSFAELPDNARRYVEAIERLVDVQVSFLSVGPGRDATITLVDPFGR, via the coding sequence ATGGCGACCGTCGTCGGCGTCGGTGCGCAGTGGGGCGACGAGGGCAAGGGCAAGATCATCGACTGGCTCGCCCCGCGCGCCGACCTCGTCGCGCGCTTCCAGGGCGGCAACAACGCCGGCCACACGCTCGTCGTGAACGGCGAGCAGACGGTCCTGCACGTGGTGCCCTCGGGCATCCTGCACCCGGGCAAGGTGAACCTGATCGGCCCGGGCGTCGTCGTCGACCCGGTCGTGCTGCTCGGCGAGATCGACCGGCTCACCGAGCGCGGCGTGCTCCAGGACCCGGCGCGCCTGCGCCTCTCGGGCCGTGCGCACGTCATCCTCGAGTGGCACACCGCGCTCGACAAGGCGCGCGAGGAGCGCGCGAAGGGCAAGGCGATCGGGACGACCGGGCGCGGCATCGGCCCGACCTACGAGGACAAGGTGGCACGGCGCGGCGTGCGCGTCGCCGACCTCCTCCACCCGTCGTCGCTGCGCGACAAGCTCGCCGACATCGCCGAGCTCAAGAACTTCGAGCTCGAGCGCATCTACGGCTGGCCGCCCGTCGACGTGGGCCGGCTCTTCGACACGTGCGTCGAGCTCGGCCGGCGGCTCGAGCCGTACGTCGACCACACCGCGCACATCCTCGACGAGGCGCTGCGCGCCGGGAAGAGCGTGCTCTTCGAGGGCGCGCAGGGCACGTTCCTCGACATCGACCACGGCACGTACCCGTACGTCACCTCGTCGAACTGCGTGGCGGGCGCGGTGTGCGCGGGCTCGGGCATCGGGCCGACGAAGATCGACCGCGTCCTCGGTATCACGAAGGCCTACACGACGCGCGTCGGCGGCGGCCCGTTCCCGACGGAGCTGACGGACGCGACGGGCGACCGGCTGCGCACGGTGGGCGCCGAGTTCGGCGCCACGACGGGCCGCCCGCGCCGCTGCGGCTGGCTCGACGTCGTGATGCTGCGCGAGGCCGTGATCGTGAACGGCATCACCGACCTCGCGGTGATGAAGATCGACGTGCTCTCGGGCTTCGACGAGGTCGCCGTCGCCACGCAGTACCGCATCGACGGCAAGCTCGTGCGCCACTTCCCGATGACGCTCGACGAGGTCGAGCGCGCCGAGCCCGTGTACGAGACCTTTCCAGGCTGGACGGAAGACCTCTCGCGCGCGACGTCGTTCGCCGAGCTCCCGGACAACGCGCGGCGCTACGTCGAGGCGATCGAGCGCCTCGTCGACGTCCAGGTCTCGTTCCTGTCCGTGGGGCCGGGCCGCGACGCGACGATCACGCTCGTCGACCCGTTCGGTCGCTAG
- a CDS encoding endonuclease/exonuclease/phosphatase family protein produces MGDRLRVMSANLWWGRADPDALVATLRHLEIDAIGCQELGFEQAEAIAEVLPHGLLAPSAGADGTGIALRSPAAFESVAMPYRDLRVARLAPADWPGLPGPLELASVHVAAPHIRPYGVGPLRRRAQMRALERYLRERPAERRVLVGDFNATPVWPVYRRMASHLTDAAVAVAQTEGRAPRPTWGPWAGSPRLLRIDHAFVGGLAPVAFRTVPIPGSDHDAIVIELSLSL; encoded by the coding sequence GTGGGCGACCGGCTGCGCGTGATGTCCGCGAACCTGTGGTGGGGAAGGGCGGACCCCGACGCACTGGTCGCGACGCTGCGCCACCTCGAGATCGACGCGATCGGCTGTCAGGAGCTCGGGTTCGAGCAGGCCGAGGCGATCGCCGAGGTGCTGCCGCACGGCCTGCTCGCCCCGTCCGCCGGCGCGGACGGCACCGGCATCGCGCTGCGCAGCCCGGCTGCGTTCGAGTCGGTCGCCATGCCCTACCGCGACCTGCGCGTCGCGCGGCTCGCACCCGCCGACTGGCCGGGCCTTCCCGGGCCGCTCGAGCTCGCCTCCGTCCACGTCGCCGCACCGCACATCCGCCCCTACGGCGTCGGCCCGCTGCGGCGCCGCGCGCAGATGCGCGCTCTCGAGCGCTACCTGCGCGAGCGGCCCGCCGAGCGGCGCGTGCTCGTCGGCGACTTCAACGCGACGCCCGTGTGGCCCGTGTACCGGCGGATGGCGTCCCACCTGACGGACGCCGCGGTTGCGGTCGCCCAGACCGAGGGCCGCGCGCCGCGCCCGACCTGGGGGCCGTGGGCGGGCTCGCCGAGGCTGCTGCGCATCGACCACGCCTTCGTCGGCGGGCTCGCGCCGGTCGCGTTCCGCACGGTTCCCATCCCCGGATCCGACCACGACGCCATCGTCATCGAGCTCTCCCTTTCTCTTTGA
- a CDS encoding cupin domain-containing protein, with the protein MKLYVTANDADGEAVFARDGAPLRSTAFPDGGGFEELWVTRAGAPLGDADAIVDGFPFFPGAGDTRFRIVRLVPGYLERAAAGEGGAASGADTGADVLEADAPGMHTTDSIDFGIVLAGEVELELDRGEKRVLRAGDAFVQRATRHRWIPRGAEPLVMAVLMLGTPASR; encoded by the coding sequence ATGAAGCTCTACGTCACCGCGAACGATGCCGACGGCGAGGCCGTCTTCGCGCGCGACGGCGCGCCGCTCCGGAGCACGGCGTTCCCCGATGGCGGCGGGTTCGAGGAGCTGTGGGTGACGCGCGCGGGTGCGCCGCTCGGGGATGCGGATGCGATCGTCGACGGCTTTCCGTTCTTCCCGGGCGCGGGCGACACGCGCTTCCGCATCGTGCGGCTCGTGCCGGGCTACCTCGAGCGCGCGGCGGCGGGCGAGGGCGGCGCGGCGTCGGGGGCCGACACGGGCGCCGACGTGCTCGAGGCCGACGCACCGGGCATGCACACGACCGACTCGATCGACTTCGGCATCGTGCTCGCGGGCGAGGTCGAGCTCGAGCTCGACCGCGGCGAGAAGCGCGTGCTGCGCGCGGGCGACGCGTTCGTGCAGCGCGCGACGCGGCACCGCTGGATCCCGCGCGGCGCGGAGCCGCTCGTGATGGCGGTGCTCATGCTGGGAACGCCGGCCTCGCGCTGA
- a CDS encoding secondary thiamine-phosphate synthase enzyme YjbQ, with amino-acid sequence MKSHRETLTLEVPARMDFVNITPEVERAVAASGVREGLCLVNAMHITASVFVNDDEPGLHADYKEWLERLAPFDPSPDRYRHNRTGEDNGDAHHKRQVMGREVVVAITDGRLDFGPWEQVFYGEFDGRRAKRVLIKIIGE; translated from the coding sequence GTGAAGAGCCACCGGGAGACCCTCACGCTCGAGGTTCCGGCGCGCATGGACTTCGTGAACATCACGCCCGAGGTCGAGCGCGCGGTCGCCGCGAGCGGGGTGCGCGAGGGGCTGTGCCTCGTGAACGCCATGCACATCACCGCGAGCGTCTTCGTGAACGACGACGAGCCCGGGCTGCACGCGGACTACAAGGAGTGGCTCGAGCGGCTCGCGCCCTTCGATCCGAGCCCCGATCGCTACCGCCACAACCGCACCGGCGAGGACAACGGCGACGCGCACCACAAGCGCCAGGTGATGGGCCGCGAGGTGGTCGTCGCGATCACGGACGGCCGGCTCGACTTCGGACCGTGGGAGCAGGTGTTCTACGGCGAGTTCGACGGACGGCGCGCGAAGCGCGTGCTCATCAAGATCATCGGAGAGTGA
- a CDS encoding FAD-dependent oxidoreductase — protein sequence MHEEKPIAEADVGSWDLETDVAVVGLGCAGACAAIEAREAGADVVVLERASGGGGTSAQSGGLVYLGGGTPVQQACGYDDTPDAMYAFLMEACGPHADAAKVRAYCDGSVAHFHWLEAHGVPFKRSFFPEPSMEAPTDDCLVFSGGEDTWPFTEIAKPAPRGHKPQHEDAAGGFLMRCLVDAVAKSGARVEVDALARALVVDAAGAVVGVVATRDGARLAVRARRGVVLAAGGFVLNDAMLAAHVPVLASCTWRLSAGGDDGSGIRMGQGAGGAVVRMDAGECAIPLTPPRRLVRGVIVNRFGQRFINEDTYYGRVGQEALFRQGGLFYWIHDESTYEVNRAGMQVDVVAETIEELEGELGLPDGALVATMELYNRHARAGRDPVFHKGAEFVVPLERPPFGAIRVATGEALYAGFTLGGLHTDVEGRVLTIAGEPVAGLFAAGRTTSGIAASGYASGISLGDGTFFGRAAGRSAAARR from the coding sequence ATGCACGAAGAGAAGCCGATCGCCGAGGCCGACGTCGGAAGCTGGGATCTCGAGACCGACGTCGCCGTCGTCGGGCTCGGCTGCGCGGGTGCGTGCGCGGCGATCGAGGCGCGCGAGGCGGGTGCCGACGTCGTCGTGCTCGAGCGCGCGAGCGGCGGGGGCGGGACGTCGGCGCAGTCGGGCGGGCTCGTCTACCTCGGCGGCGGCACGCCCGTGCAGCAGGCGTGCGGCTACGACGACACGCCCGATGCGATGTACGCGTTCCTCATGGAGGCGTGCGGCCCGCACGCGGACGCCGCGAAGGTGCGCGCCTACTGCGACGGCTCGGTCGCGCACTTCCACTGGCTCGAGGCACACGGCGTTCCGTTCAAGCGCAGCTTCTTCCCCGAGCCGAGCATGGAGGCGCCGACCGACGACTGCCTCGTGTTCTCGGGCGGCGAGGACACGTGGCCGTTCACCGAGATCGCGAAGCCCGCGCCGCGCGGACACAAGCCGCAGCACGAGGACGCCGCGGGCGGCTTCCTGATGCGCTGCCTCGTCGACGCGGTCGCGAAGAGCGGCGCGCGCGTCGAGGTCGACGCGCTCGCGCGCGCGCTCGTCGTCGATGCGGCGGGCGCCGTCGTCGGCGTCGTCGCGACGCGCGACGGCGCGCGGCTCGCGGTGCGCGCGCGCCGCGGCGTCGTGCTCGCGGCGGGCGGCTTCGTGCTGAACGACGCGATGCTCGCCGCGCACGTGCCCGTGCTCGCGTCGTGCACCTGGCGCCTCAGCGCGGGCGGCGACGACGGCAGCGGCATCCGCATGGGGCAGGGCGCGGGCGGCGCCGTCGTGCGCATGGACGCGGGCGAGTGCGCCATTCCGCTCACGCCGCCGCGCCGGCTCGTGCGCGGCGTCATCGTGAACCGCTTCGGCCAGCGCTTCATCAACGAGGACACCTACTACGGGCGCGTCGGACAGGAGGCGCTCTTCCGCCAGGGCGGCCTCTTCTACTGGATCCACGACGAGTCGACCTACGAGGTGAACCGCGCGGGCATGCAGGTGGACGTCGTCGCCGAGACGATCGAGGAGCTCGAAGGCGAGCTCGGCCTGCCCGACGGCGCGCTCGTCGCGACGATGGAGCTCTACAACCGCCACGCGCGCGCGGGCCGCGACCCCGTCTTCCACAAGGGCGCCGAGTTCGTCGTCCCGCTCGAGCGTCCGCCGTTCGGCGCGATCCGCGTGGCGACGGGCGAGGCGCTCTACGCGGGCTTCACGCTCGGCGGCCTGCACACGGACGTCGAGGGGCGCGTGCTCACGATCGCGGGGGAGCCGGTCGCAGGCCTCTTCGCCGCCGGGCGCACGACGTCGGGCATCGCGGCGTCGGGCTATGCGAGCGGCATCTCGCTCGGCGACGGCACGTTCTTCGGGCGCGCGGCGGGCCGCTCGGCCGCCGCGCGCCGGTAG
- a CDS encoding AMP-binding protein gives MEDAGASQRLAFADATAAARVGMSLSHRASLHPERDAIRCEHGDRTFAALNARANRLLRALRARGLRAGDGVAIVSRNRPEFAEAFFACLRGGLRFTPVNWHGSEDEIAYVVADCEARALVCDAAFAPAAARAREAAGARLDVRLAVGGALDAFEPFEDALAPESGDDVEDASLGDTMLYTSGTTGRPKGVRRAPPEPDTAAVGLQLLIGVFDFRADAGDVSLATGPLYHSGPLNLCLNAPLSAGVPVVLMDKWDARRMLALLERHGVTHTFCVPTMFHRLLALPEGERRACDTSRLRFVIHGAAPTPVEDKRRMIEWLGPILTEIFASTEGPGTFVSSQEWLARPGTVGRPAPGAVRILDERGAELPPGEVGVVHLRAAPGASFEYFKDAEKTRAAQRDGFYTVGDVGYLDDEGYLFLTGRSAELAIVGGTNVYPAEIDDVLLLHDAVEDAAAFGVPSAEWGEEIEAIVALAPDASPGDALAEALRAHCRERLPTIKIPRRIAFVERVPRSEAGKVLRRRIRDERLAQEAPGGGAAGGAADGAKGGAKGGAAGGAKGGAAERGT, from the coding sequence GTGGAGGACGCCGGCGCGTCGCAGCGCCTCGCGTTCGCCGATGCGACGGCCGCGGCGCGCGTCGGCATGAGCCTCTCGCACCGCGCCTCGCTCCACCCCGAGCGCGACGCGATCCGCTGCGAGCACGGCGACCGCACGTTCGCGGCGCTGAACGCGCGCGCGAACCGGCTGCTGCGCGCGCTGCGCGCGCGCGGGCTGCGCGCGGGCGACGGCGTCGCGATCGTGTCGCGCAACCGGCCGGAGTTCGCCGAGGCGTTCTTCGCCTGCCTGCGCGGCGGCCTGCGTTTCACGCCCGTGAACTGGCACGGCAGCGAGGACGAGATCGCGTACGTCGTCGCCGACTGCGAGGCGCGCGCGCTCGTGTGCGACGCGGCGTTCGCACCGGCGGCCGCGCGCGCGCGCGAAGCCGCCGGCGCGCGGCTCGACGTGCGACTCGCGGTCGGCGGGGCGCTCGACGCGTTCGAGCCGTTCGAGGACGCGCTCGCGCCCGAGAGCGGCGACGACGTCGAGGACGCGTCGCTCGGCGACACGATGCTCTACACGTCGGGCACGACGGGGCGTCCGAAGGGCGTGCGCCGCGCGCCGCCCGAGCCCGACACGGCCGCCGTCGGCCTGCAGCTCCTGATCGGCGTCTTCGACTTCCGGGCGGACGCGGGCGACGTGTCGCTCGCGACCGGCCCGCTCTACCACTCGGGCCCACTCAACCTCTGCCTGAACGCGCCGCTCTCGGCGGGCGTGCCCGTCGTGCTGATGGACAAGTGGGACGCGCGGCGGATGCTCGCGCTCCTCGAACGGCACGGCGTCACGCACACGTTCTGCGTCCCCACGATGTTCCACCGCCTGCTCGCGCTGCCCGAAGGCGAGCGCCGCGCGTGCGACACGTCGCGACTGCGCTTCGTGATCCACGGCGCGGCGCCGACGCCGGTCGAGGACAAGCGGCGGATGATCGAGTGGCTGGGCCCGATCCTCACCGAGATCTTCGCGTCGACGGAGGGGCCGGGAACGTTCGTGAGCTCGCAGGAGTGGCTCGCGCGGCCGGGCACCGTCGGGCGGCCGGCGCCGGGCGCGGTGCGCATCCTCGACGAGCGCGGCGCCGAGCTGCCGCCGGGCGAGGTCGGCGTCGTGCACCTGCGCGCCGCGCCGGGCGCTTCGTTCGAGTACTTCAAGGACGCGGAGAAGACGCGCGCCGCGCAGCGCGACGGCTTCTACACGGTGGGCGACGTCGGCTACCTCGACGACGAGGGCTACCTGTTCCTGACCGGGCGCAGCGCCGAGCTCGCGATCGTCGGCGGCACGAACGTGTACCCGGCCGAGATCGACGACGTGCTGCTGCTGCACGACGCGGTCGAGGACGCGGCGGCGTTCGGCGTGCCGAGCGCCGAGTGGGGCGAGGAGATCGAGGCCATCGTCGCGCTCGCGCCGGACGCGTCGCCGGGCGACGCGCTCGCCGAGGCGCTGCGCGCGCACTGCCGCGAGCGGCTCCCGACGATCAAGATCCCGCGGCGCATCGCGTTCGTCGAGCGCGTCCCGCGCAGCGAGGCCGGCAAGGTGCTGCGCCGGCGCATCCGCGACGAGCGACTCGCGCAGGAGGCGCCCGGCGGCGGCGCGGCGGGCGGCGCGGCGGACGGCGCCAAGGGCGGCGCGAAGGGCGGCGCGGCGGGCGGTGCCAAGGGCGGTGCGGCGGAGCGCGGCACGTGA
- a CDS encoding phosphotransferase, whose product MRDDELAALAERAREVAPAFAPGREVRAVAPLGSGHIHATLRVALAGAGPDLVLQSLNEHVFPDVGALMANVERVTAHLRARAPRDGDERAVLRVVRAADGALVARDAAGTAWRAFVYARGTFAIDVVPTDELAFRTARAFGAFAAALADLDPASLALPIPGFHDLAGRLAQLERAVAADRVGRLRDVGEELARARSLGAEVGAALDASGALALPARPVHNDCKINNLLFDEATREPVCVVDLDTVMPGTLLADFGELVRTATCRAAEDERDLALVDFDAARFDALARGYVEGLGGAASDGERDALWLGGPWMALENAVRFLADHLDGDRYFRPRRPDHNLHRTRAQLHLAEQLWRSRDALRETLARAAGKGARAGR is encoded by the coding sequence ATGCGTGACGACGAGCTCGCGGCGCTCGCGGAGCGCGCGCGCGAGGTCGCGCCCGCGTTCGCGCCCGGGCGCGAGGTGCGCGCCGTCGCGCCGCTCGGCTCCGGGCACATCCACGCGACGCTGCGGGTCGCGCTCGCGGGGGCGGGCCCCGACCTCGTGCTGCAGAGCCTGAACGAGCACGTCTTCCCCGACGTGGGCGCGCTGATGGCGAACGTCGAGCGCGTCACCGCGCACCTGCGCGCGCGCGCGCCGCGCGACGGCGACGAGCGCGCGGTGCTGCGGGTCGTGCGCGCGGCCGACGGCGCGCTCGTCGCGCGCGACGCGGCCGGCACGGCCTGGCGCGCGTTCGTCTACGCGCGCGGGACGTTCGCGATCGACGTCGTGCCGACCGACGAGCTGGCGTTCCGCACGGCGCGCGCGTTCGGCGCCTTCGCGGCCGCGCTCGCCGACCTCGACCCGGCCTCGCTCGCACTCCCGATTCCGGGCTTCCACGACCTCGCCGGCCGGCTCGCCCAGCTCGAGCGCGCGGTCGCGGCCGACCGCGTCGGTCGCCTCCGCGACGTCGGCGAAGAGCTGGCCCGCGCGCGCTCTCTCGGCGCCGAGGTCGGGGCGGCGCTCGACGCGAGCGGCGCGCTCGCACTCCCCGCGCGCCCCGTGCACAACGACTGCAAGATCAACAACCTGCTGTTCGACGAGGCGACGCGCGAGCCCGTGTGCGTGGTCGACCTCGACACCGTCATGCCGGGCACGCTGCTCGCGGACTTCGGCGAGCTCGTGCGGACGGCCACCTGCCGGGCCGCCGAGGACGAGCGCGACCTCGCGCTCGTCGACTTCGACGCGGCGCGCTTCGACGCGCTCGCGCGCGGCTACGTCGAGGGGCTCGGCGGCGCGGCGAGCGACGGCGAGCGCGACGCGCTGTGGCTCGGCGGCCCGTGGATGGCGCTCGAGAACGCGGTCCGCTTCCTGGCCGACCACCTCGACGGCGACCGCTACTTCCGGCCGCGCCGGCCCGACCACAACCTGCACCGCACGCGCGCGCAGCTGCACCTCGCCGAGCAGCTCTGGCGCTCGCGCGACGCGCTGCGGGAGACGCTCGCGCGCGCGGCGGGGAAGGGCGCGCGAGCCGGGCGCTAG
- a CDS encoding succinic semialdehyde dehydrogenase has product MAIYEPIASDGPRTRLRLRSPVDLAPIGEIECATAEDVRAALERARKAQPEWAALSFRERARYVYRFMDVFLERHEEILDVIHKETGKARSEAISMEIFAPLSSAAYYAKRAERFLKPRRRRIAGMMGLMKQLRVAYVPLGVVGIITPWNGPVALAVNPIVQALMAGNAVLLKPSEVTPFSSQLVVEMFQQAGLPEGVLQVLVGDGRTGAALVESGVDKISFTGSVATGRKVAEACGRLLVPCTLELGGKDAMIVCRDADLERAVNGALIGSCMNTGQYCCGTERIYVVDELYDAFVAKVVDKARDLRQGAEGEYDVGALFWDRQLDIVERHVEDAKQRGATVLVGGRRNPNLQGLYYEPTVIVDVDHSMDIMKHETFGPVVAIMRVADEEEALRLANDSEYGLNGNVWTQDKDKGFEIAQRMHTGGVCVNDMALTYGVPEAPFGGRKASGVGQVNGKKGIRGYTHELPVILDRRGGKDVQGGYPYTRKGEDGTLGFAKFLFGNATLRRWLG; this is encoded by the coding sequence ATGGCGATCTACGAACCCATCGCGTCCGACGGCCCGCGCACGCGGCTGCGCCTGCGCAGCCCGGTCGACCTCGCGCCCATCGGCGAGATCGAGTGCGCCACCGCAGAGGACGTGCGCGCGGCGCTCGAGCGCGCGCGCAAGGCGCAGCCGGAGTGGGCGGCGCTCTCGTTCCGCGAGCGCGCGCGCTACGTCTACCGCTTCATGGACGTCTTCCTCGAACGGCACGAGGAGATCCTCGACGTCATCCACAAGGAGACGGGCAAGGCGCGCAGCGAGGCGATCTCGATGGAGATCTTCGCGCCGCTCTCGTCGGCGGCCTACTACGCGAAGCGCGCGGAGCGCTTCCTCAAGCCGCGGCGGCGGCGCATCGCGGGGATGATGGGGCTCATGAAGCAGCTCCGCGTCGCCTACGTGCCGCTCGGCGTCGTGGGCATCATCACGCCGTGGAACGGCCCGGTCGCGCTCGCGGTGAACCCGATCGTGCAGGCGCTCATGGCGGGCAACGCCGTGCTGCTGAAGCCGTCCGAGGTGACGCCGTTCTCGAGCCAGCTCGTCGTCGAGATGTTCCAGCAGGCGGGCCTGCCCGAGGGCGTGCTGCAGGTGCTCGTCGGCGACGGCCGCACGGGCGCCGCGCTCGTCGAGAGCGGCGTCGACAAGATCTCGTTCACGGGCAGCGTCGCGACGGGCCGCAAGGTGGCCGAGGCGTGCGGGCGGCTGCTCGTGCCGTGCACGCTCGAGCTCGGCGGCAAGGACGCGATGATCGTGTGCCGCGACGCCGACCTCGAGCGCGCCGTGAACGGCGCGCTGATCGGCTCGTGCATGAACACGGGGCAGTACTGCTGCGGCACCGAGCGCATCTACGTCGTCGACGAGCTGTACGACGCGTTCGTCGCGAAGGTGGTCGACAAGGCGCGCGACCTGCGCCAGGGCGCCGAGGGCGAGTACGACGTCGGCGCGCTCTTCTGGGACCGCCAGCTCGACATCGTCGAGCGCCACGTCGAGGACGCGAAGCAGCGCGGCGCGACGGTGCTCGTCGGCGGGCGCCGCAACCCGAATCTGCAGGGCCTCTACTACGAGCCCACCGTGATCGTCGACGTCGACCACTCGATGGACATCATGAAGCACGAGACCTTCGGGCCGGTGGTCGCGATCATGCGGGTGGCGGACGAGGAGGAGGCGCTGCGCCTCGCGAACGACTCGGAGTACGGCCTCAACGGCAACGTCTGGACCCAGGACAAGGACAAGGGGTTCGAGATCGCGCAGCGCATGCACACGGGCGGCGTGTGCGTGAACGACATGGCGCTCACCTACGGCGTGCCCGAGGCGCCCTTCGGCGGACGCAAGGCGAGCGGCGTCGGCCAGGTGAACGGCAAGAAGGGCATTCGCGGCTACACGCACGAGCTGCCCGTGATCCTCGACCGCCGCGGCGGCAAGGACGTCCAGGGCGGCTATCCGTACACGCGCAAGGGCGAGGACGGGACGCTCGGCTTCGCGAAGTTCCTGTTCGGCAACGCGACGCTGCGGCGCTGGCTCGGCTGA
- a CDS encoding MaoC/PaaZ C-terminal domain-containing protein: MALSARAVRVGDAREEVVVDDLSRTQIVMYAGASGDFQPLHTDEPFARAMGFRGTFAHGMLTMGLAGKPLAAWVGHDRLLRYRARFLAQVWPGDTLTTRLTLTAVRADALEADVAIETRNQDGVAVLAGDATARLDP, translated from the coding sequence GTGGCGCTCTCGGCGCGCGCCGTGCGCGTGGGCGACGCGCGCGAGGAGGTGGTCGTCGACGACCTCTCGCGCACGCAGATCGTGATGTACGCGGGCGCGTCGGGCGACTTCCAGCCGCTGCACACCGACGAGCCGTTCGCGCGCGCGATGGGCTTCCGCGGCACGTTCGCGCACGGGATGCTGACGATGGGCCTCGCCGGCAAGCCGCTCGCGGCCTGGGTCGGCCACGACCGGCTGCTGCGCTACCGCGCGCGCTTCCTCGCGCAGGTCTGGCCGGGCGACACGCTCACGACGCGGCTCACGCTGACGGCCGTGCGCGCGGACGCCCTCGAGGCGGACGTCGCGATCGAGACGCGCAACCAGGACGGGGTCGCCGTGCTCGCGGGCGACGCGACGGCGCGCCTCGACCCCTGA